A DNA window from Myxococcus stipitatus contains the following coding sequences:
- a CDS encoding transposase, with product MPYTDAFKGQMVKRMVGPGAVSAAALARQVGVSQPTLSQWLREANRVAAMTPPPEEKKPAGPKKWTPEEKLRVLAEAHGLEGEALGALLRREGLHEEQLAGWRAAAAGALSQGAQAAAPGALTASQRRRLASSEKRVKELERELRRKEKALAETAALLVLEKKLQALGWDERPLEDEDDAADEKSEK from the coding sequence GTGCCGTACACGGATGCATTCAAGGGGCAGATGGTGAAGCGGATGGTGGGCCCGGGCGCGGTGAGCGCGGCCGCGCTGGCCCGTCAGGTGGGCGTGTCGCAGCCGACGCTGTCGCAGTGGCTGCGTGAGGCGAATAGGGTAGCGGCCATGACGCCCCCGCCCGAGGAGAAGAAGCCCGCCGGCCCGAAGAAGTGGACGCCCGAAGAGAAGCTGCGCGTGCTGGCGGAAGCGCACGGGCTGGAGGGCGAGGCACTGGGGGCGCTGCTGCGTCGAGAGGGGCTGCACGAGGAGCAGCTGGCAGGGTGGAGAGCGGCTGCCGCCGGGGCCCTGTCTCAGGGAGCGCAGGCGGCTGCCCCTGGCGCGCTGACGGCCAGCCAGCGCCGGCGGCTGGCCTCCTCGGAGAAGCGGGTGAAGGAGCTCGAGCGGGAGCTGCGCCGCAAGGAGAAGGCGCTGGCAGAGACGGCGGCGCTGCTGGTGCTCGAAAAAAAACTCCAGGCCCTGGGCTGGGACGAGAGGCCCCTGGAAGACGAGGACGACGCAGCGGACGAGAAGAGCGAGAAATGA